One Gimesia aquarii DNA segment encodes these proteins:
- a CDS encoding DMT family transporter, whose translation MNDVDRRKLFRARLLILLASVLWSLSGLFIKSPPFLSIPEADRGLILACYRVFFAGLFLLPFVKLNQIRWRPVLIPLLVTFGLMNLLFMVAMTKTSAAAAIFLQNTSVAWAMLFGFLLLKERIERGSILSILIVMMGIGFIVFADGAGKNFMGNLFALLSGITYALVVIFFRMLRDEHPAWLVALCLLFSSALVAPWALTLGISLTGVQFGLIALMGVIQMGAPYVIFSHAVKTVNSQEAALLVLAEPILNPIWVWIFWGETVSFTTLVGCTLIVLGLAVRFLFFRPKLILEPNPDQP comes from the coding sequence ATGAATGACGTTGATCGTAGAAAGCTGTTCCGAGCCCGACTCTTAATACTTTTGGCTTCCGTATTGTGGAGTCTGAGCGGTCTGTTTATTAAGTCGCCACCTTTCTTGTCCATTCCTGAGGCAGACCGCGGGCTGATTCTGGCCTGTTATCGCGTCTTCTTTGCGGGTTTATTCCTGCTGCCGTTTGTTAAATTAAACCAAATCCGTTGGCGCCCTGTTTTGATACCACTCTTGGTTACCTTTGGTTTGATGAATCTACTGTTTATGGTCGCGATGACCAAGACATCAGCGGCGGCCGCGATTTTTCTGCAGAATACAAGTGTGGCGTGGGCGATGCTGTTTGGTTTTCTCCTTTTGAAAGAGAGAATTGAACGAGGATCGATTCTCTCCATTTTGATTGTGATGATGGGAATTGGTTTTATCGTGTTTGCAGATGGCGCGGGCAAAAATTTTATGGGAAATCTGTTTGCTTTGTTGAGTGGGATTACTTATGCGCTTGTTGTCATTTTCTTTCGAATGTTGAGGGATGAACATCCCGCCTGGCTGGTTGCGTTATGTCTGTTGTTTTCTTCCGCACTGGTCGCTCCCTGGGCGCTGACACTGGGAATCTCTCTCACTGGTGTGCAATTTGGTCTGATCGCCTTAATGGGTGTGATTCAGATGGGAGCCCCGTATGTGATCTTTTCCCACGCGGTCAAAACAGTCAATTCACAGGAAGCGGCACTATTGGTTCTGGCTGAACCGATTTTGAATCCGATCTGGGTCTGGATATTTTGGGGTGAGACTGTCTCGTTCACAACGCTTGTTGGCTGTACGTTGATTGTTCTGGGGTTAGCAGTACGATTTTTGTTTTTCAGACCAAAATTGATTTTGGAACCGAATCCGGATCAACCTTGA
- the hisA gene encoding 1-(5-phosphoribosyl)-5-[(5-phosphoribosylamino)methylideneamino]imidazole-4-carboxamide isomerase, which produces MEILPAIDIRGGKCVRLRQGDYGQETVFGDDPTEMALRWAEGGAQRLHLVDLDGAKAGKPVNHEVVKKIVDAVSVPCQMGGGIRDEAAIQLMLDDIGIDRVIVGTQALKDPQWFKEMVQRYPQRLALGLDARDSKVATEGWLDVSETSALDLAKEYVGVDLAAVIYTNIANDGMMQGVDEATIQDMIQLTELGLPVIASGGVTTLKDVSRLGEVHQQHPRLMGAIIGRALYEGTIEVPAAIAATNL; this is translated from the coding sequence ATGGAAATATTGCCCGCCATCGATATTCGAGGAGGCAAGTGTGTGCGTTTGCGACAAGGCGATTACGGCCAGGAAACCGTCTTCGGTGATGATCCCACAGAAATGGCACTCCGCTGGGCAGAGGGAGGCGCACAACGTTTGCATCTGGTGGACCTCGATGGCGCCAAGGCTGGAAAACCCGTCAATCATGAAGTCGTGAAAAAGATTGTGGATGCAGTCTCAGTGCCCTGTCAGATGGGTGGTGGAATCCGGGATGAAGCCGCGATTCAGTTGATGCTGGATGACATTGGCATTGATCGGGTGATTGTGGGTACGCAGGCGTTGAAAGACCCGCAATGGTTCAAAGAAATGGTACAGCGTTATCCGCAAAGGCTGGCATTGGGTCTGGATGCCCGCGATTCGAAAGTTGCTACCGAGGGCTGGCTGGATGTCTCTGAAACTTCAGCCCTCGATTTGGCGAAAGAGTATGTCGGCGTCGATCTGGCTGCCGTCATTTATACGAACATTGCCAATGACGGCATGATGCAGGGAGTCGATGAAGCCACGATTCAGGACATGATCCAGTTAACAGAACTCGGGTTGCCTGTCATCGCTTCGGGGGGAGTCACAACGCTCAAAGATGTTTCACGTCTGGGGGAAGTCCATCAACAACATCCTCGATTAATGGGCGCAATCATTGGTCGTGCCTTATACGAAGGAACGATTGAAGTCCCCGCCGCCATTGCTGCCACAAATCTGTAA
- the hisH gene encoding imidazole glycerol phosphate synthase subunit HisH — translation MITIVDYGMGNLRSVQKAFEKVGSQAVISCRPEEISQASKLVLPGVGAFRDAIHALKEQSLVEPILEQIQSGKPFLGICLGLQLLFETSYEDGEYAGLGVIPGKVIRFQDQPGLKIPHMGWNQIEPTAPHPILEGIPEQEYFYFVHSYYVAPEEESVVAAYTDYGCRFASMVARDNIVAAQFHPEKSQSAGLKLLENFASF, via the coding sequence ATGATTACGATTGTCGATTATGGAATGGGAAATCTGCGAAGTGTCCAGAAAGCCTTTGAAAAGGTGGGCTCACAGGCGGTTATCAGTTGCCGGCCGGAAGAAATTTCGCAGGCGTCTAAATTGGTGCTCCCCGGTGTGGGAGCCTTCCGAGACGCAATCCATGCTTTAAAAGAGCAGTCGTTAGTCGAACCCATTCTGGAGCAGATTCAATCCGGCAAACCCTTTCTGGGAATTTGCCTGGGTTTGCAATTGCTCTTCGAAACCAGTTATGAAGACGGAGAATACGCAGGGTTGGGCGTGATTCCGGGAAAAGTGATCCGTTTTCAGGATCAGCCCGGTCTGAAAATTCCACACATGGGTTGGAATCAGATTGAACCAACGGCCCCTCATCCGATTCTGGAAGGCATTCCCGAACAGGAATATTTCTATTTTGTGCACAGTTATTATGTCGCCCCTGAAGAGGAATCAGTTGTTGCTGCTTACACTGATTATGGCTGTCGCTTTGCTTCGATGGTTGCCCGCGATAACATTGTCGCTGCCCAGTTTCATCCTGAAAAAAGTCAAAGTGCAGGATTGAAACTACTGGAAAATTTTGCTTCATTCTAA